A section of the Arcobacter roscoffensis genome encodes:
- a CDS encoding CBU_0592 family membrane protein, with protein sequence MDIYQWIGFVGMAFVVFAYLLLQMDKYTIRSIQYQLLNLVGAILLLISLFVHFNLGSFIIEVFWIGITIYGIAKNIREKKNKKKEEE encoded by the coding sequence TTGGATATTTACCAATGGATAGGCTTTGTGGGAATGGCATTTGTTGTTTTTGCTTACTTACTTTTACAAATGGATAAATATACTATTAGATCAATTCAGTATCAACTTTTAAACCTTGTTGGTGCTATCTTACTTTTAATATCTCTTTTTGTACACTTTAACTTGGGTTCTTTCATAATCGAAGTATTTTGGATAGGAATTACTATTTATGGAATAGCAAAAAATATAAGAGAAAAAAAGAATAAAAAAAAGGAAGAAGAATGA
- a CDS encoding sulfite exporter TauE/SafE family protein, with product MTEIILGLVTFFTSAIAAIVGLGGGMMLIAVLPSFLPLNAIIPVHGLTQMSSNVSRAVFGYKDIQYETIPKFLIGSLLGVGLFASIVSVISLEYVPLFIGIYILLSLWSKKFNNKIKKFENYYILGFFQSGLSVVVGATGPLTLTLLYKDYIDKNKVVATSAALMSISHLLKILVFIYFGFVFFDYIELITVMIIAAILGSYVGTKLRNKIDGKKFAIVLKVLLSILAFKLILGLFI from the coding sequence TTGACAGAGATTATCTTAGGTTTAGTCACGTTTTTTACATCTGCTATTGCTGCTATTGTAGGTCTTGGTGGTGGTATGATGTTGATTGCTGTTCTTCCATCTTTTTTACCTTTAAATGCCATAATTCCAGTACATGGTCTAACTCAAATGTCAAGCAATGTAAGCCGAGCAGTTTTTGGATACAAAGATATACAGTATGAAACTATTCCAAAGTTTTTAATTGGCTCACTTTTAGGAGTAGGTCTTTTTGCTAGTATAGTCTCAGTTATTTCACTAGAGTATGTTCCTTTGTTCATAGGAATTTATATACTTCTATCTTTATGGTCAAAAAAGTTTAATAACAAAATCAAAAAGTTTGAAAACTACTATATCTTAGGCTTTTTTCAATCAGGATTATCCGTAGTTGTTGGTGCAACTGGACCTTTGACACTTACTTTACTTTATAAAGACTATATTGATAAAAATAAAGTAGTAGCCACAAGTGCTGCTTTGATGAGCATATCTCATCTTTTAAAAATACTTGTATTTATCTATTTTGGTTTTGTATTTTTTGATTATATAGAACTTATAACAGTTATGATAATAGCTGCTATTTTAGGCTCATATGTAGGAACAAAACTAAGAAATAAAATAGATGGAAAAAAGTTTGCTATTGTTTTAAAAGTTTTATTATCTATTTTAGCTTTTAAGTTGATACTTGGCTTATTTATATAA
- a CDS encoding AEC family transporter, whose protein sequence is MIHIFTALIPIFSLIMIGYFLKKIKFPSKEFWPQADKLTYFILMPSLLIYKLSTANLKGVDGLNFVATAIFAISFVFILLIIINKLFKFKGDAFTSIVQGGIRFNTYVFLALVDSIFGDKGLVLAAILMTFVIPFINILCISSFALYINNNKLTFIYLLKSIITNPLIIACFIGGMINFLGVQLPVIADKILAILSSAALPLGLLSVGFGLVLKEINSSKNEIFNANLAKLIITPIIMFLVAKLFNLDDFMISILIIFAVLPTAPSSFVLARQLGGDINLMSSIITVQTLLSILFIIFVLNYFV, encoded by the coding sequence ATGATACATATTTTTACAGCACTAATTCCTATCTTTTCGCTGATTATGATTGGTTACTTCTTAAAAAAAATCAAATTCCCATCAAAAGAGTTTTGGCCTCAAGCTGACAAATTAACATACTTTATTTTGATGCCATCACTTTTGATTTATAAACTCTCAACTGCAAACCTTAAAGGAGTAGATGGATTAAACTTTGTAGCTACTGCAATTTTTGCTATTAGCTTTGTTTTTATACTTCTAATTATAATAAATAAACTATTCAAATTCAAAGGTGATGCTTTTACATCTATTGTACAAGGTGGTATTAGATTTAATACATACGTTTTTTTAGCTTTAGTTGATTCTATTTTTGGAGATAAAGGTCTTGTTTTAGCAGCAATATTAATGACTTTTGTTATTCCATTTATAAATATACTTTGTATTTCAAGTTTTGCACTTTATATAAATAACAATAAATTAACTTTTATATATTTGCTTAAATCAATAATCACAAATCCTTTGATAATAGCTTGCTTCATAGGAGGTATGATAAATTTTTTAGGGGTACAGCTTCCTGTAATAGCAGATAAAATATTAGCCATTTTAAGCTCAGCAGCACTTCCACTAGGACTTTTATCAGTTGGCTTTGGACTTGTTCTAAAAGAGATAAACTCATCTAAAAATGAAATATTTAATGCAAATTTAGCAAAGCTAATCATAACACCCATAATCATGTTTTTAGTAGCTAAACTTTTTAATTTAGATGACTTTATGATTTCAATACTTATCATCTTTGCGGTACTTCCAACAGCACCCTCCTCTTTTGTACTAGCAAGACAACTTGGTGGAGATATAAACTTAATGTCTTCAATTATAACAGTACAAACTTTACTATCTATACTGTTTATAATCTTTGTTTTAAACTATTTTGTCTAA
- a CDS encoding sensor histidine kinase: MLFKNEKKYTLYDIQKLFSQIPVIFIMIFASLFIVISYFILEAKENREIDLLKQKSFLSYKFEKKEQIIDFKSKVEEQLKEGFLEEETLLKKVTYKAIGYLESNSLSKFDLLTDYLQKIEKQNHIELVVFTKDNLNILYGKDSISYLQKLIFNSDTKNHENITLKYIYSQGQSNLQYWKDDLKRTVRLSFFDKITINGYEYFVGSFSTINSIKEITKSSIMSTISNQNYDIWFYDIISQDTFNFNAKKKNIKSNELLKNKDDNISYKILEHYFKDYEYNKKFKDYTYFYDKYNFLIVSFYDENEINDEMKYTVKQIKKEYLNQFFQISTLIIIITTVFILFTYIFSNFIKNIFNEYNDELEGKTLSLEHWKKRFELAIIASNDGLWDIDFKTKKIYFSDKWLEMFAYEKQELQTFSDWFELIHNEDKKNVEKLFDKIFAKVDDTFICEYRLKTKNDGFKWVLARGKAFVNDKNELDRMLMMSMDIDKNKRMKKELLDVEYLVEDGKIVIFKLKNDENLSVQYISNSIKSFGYTKKNFEQKEMNFLNLIHKEDTNKVQVAINAALKNDLPNFTVVCRVKNAANETRWISSRVILIKNHSGKVSHFYGYINDITKIKLSEEDLKLKVEDEVKKNREKDRILIQQSKLAAMGEMLGNIAHQWRQPLNNISLIMQFLRDNYKNEAVSEQKLDKFMNKANKHIEYMSETIDDFRNFYKPSKTQDKFSIKDCINTLLYMIKNQYESDGVRIEFECEDIIIINYENELKQALLNILNNAKDALLIKKENKKFDATIKIVVKKQDDKLKIEILNNGDNIKNDIIDRIFEPYFTTKFETQGTGIGLYMTKSIIETNMKGKIQVENIKDGVKFIITLNI, translated from the coding sequence ATGCTTTTTAAAAATGAAAAAAAATACACTCTTTATGATATACAAAAGCTTTTTTCTCAAATCCCTGTGATATTTATAATGATATTTGCAAGTTTATTTATTGTAATTTCATATTTTATTTTAGAAGCTAAAGAAAATAGAGAAATAGATCTTTTAAAACAAAAATCTTTTTTAAGCTATAAGTTTGAAAAAAAAGAACAAATTATTGATTTTAAGTCAAAAGTAGAAGAGCAGCTAAAAGAAGGCTTTTTAGAAGAAGAAACTTTATTAAAAAAAGTAACTTATAAAGCTATTGGTTATTTAGAATCAAACTCTTTATCAAAGTTTGATTTACTTACAGATTATTTACAAAAAATAGAAAAACAAAACCACATAGAACTAGTAGTATTTACAAAAGATAATCTAAATATTTTATATGGAAAAGATTCAATTAGTTATTTACAAAAGTTAATATTTAATTCAGATACAAAAAATCATGAAAATATAACATTGAAGTATATTTACTCTCAAGGGCAAAGTAACCTTCAATATTGGAAGGATGATTTAAAAAGAACAGTTAGATTAAGCTTTTTTGATAAGATAACTATAAATGGCTATGAGTATTTTGTGGGTTCATTTTCTACTATTAATTCCATAAAAGAAATCACTAAAAGCTCTATAATGAGCACAATTTCAAATCAAAATTATGATATATGGTTTTATGATATTATCTCCCAAGATACTTTTAATTTTAATGCTAAGAAAAAAAATATAAAATCTAATGAACTACTTAAAAATAAAGATGATAATATCTCATATAAGATTTTAGAACATTATTTTAAAGATTATGAATATAATAAAAAATTTAAAGATTATACCTACTTTTATGATAAGTATAATTTTTTGATAGTAAGTTTTTATGATGAAAATGAAATCAACGATGAAATGAAATATACTGTAAAACAAATAAAAAAAGAGTATCTAAATCAGTTTTTTCAAATATCAACATTGATTATAATTATAACTACTGTTTTTATACTTTTTACATATATCTTCTCTAATTTTATTAAAAATATTTTCAATGAATACAATGATGAACTTGAAGGTAAAACTTTATCTTTGGAGCATTGGAAAAAAAGATTTGAACTTGCTATTATTGCTTCAAATGATGGATTATGGGATATTGATTTCAAAACTAAAAAGATATACTTTTCTGATAAATGGCTTGAAATGTTTGCTTATGAAAAGCAAGAATTACAAACATTTTCAGATTGGTTTGAACTAATTCATAATGAAGATAAAAAAAATGTAGAAAAGCTTTTTGATAAAATCTTTGCAAAAGTTGATGATACTTTTATTTGTGAGTATAGACTAAAAACAAAAAATGATGGTTTCAAATGGGTACTTGCACGTGGAAAAGCCTTTGTAAATGACAAAAACGAACTAGATAGAATGCTTATGATGTCAATGGATATAGATAAAAATAAAAGAATGAAAAAAGAACTTTTAGATGTTGAATATCTTGTTGAAGATGGGAAAATCGTAATCTTTAAACTTAAAAATGATGAGAATTTATCAGTTCAATATATCTCAAATAGTATTAAGTCTTTTGGCTATACAAAAAAGAATTTTGAACAAAAAGAAATGAATTTTTTAAATCTAATTCATAAAGAAGATACAAACAAAGTTCAAGTAGCAATAAATGCAGCACTTAAAAATGATCTTCCAAATTTTACAGTTGTATGTAGAGTAAAAAATGCAGCAAATGAAACTAGATGGATTTCATCAAGAGTAATACTTATCAAAAATCATTCAGGAAAAGTTTCTCATTTTTACGGTTATATAAATGACATAACAAAAATCAAGTTAAGTGAAGAAGACCTAAAACTAAAAGTTGAAGATGAAGTAAAGAAAAATAGAGAAAAAGATAGAATTTTAATTCAACAAAGTAAGTTAGCAGCTATGGGAGAAATGCTTGGAAATATAGCACACCAGTGGAGGCAGCCTCTAAATAATATCTCTTTAATCATGCAGTTTTTAAGAGATAACTATAAAAATGAAGCAGTTAGTGAGCAAAAACTAGATAAGTTTATGAATAAAGCAAATAAACATATAGAGTATATGAGTGAAACAATAGATGATTTTAGAAACTTCTATAAACCCTCAAAAACTCAAGATAAATTTAGCATAAAAGATTGTATAAACACACTTTTATATATGATAAAAAATCAGTATGAAAGTGATGGTGTTAGAATAGAGTTTGAATGTGAAGATATAATAATCATTAACTATGAAAATGAATTAAAGCAAGCATTACTGAATATCTTAAACAATGCAAAAGATGCTTTATTAATCAAAAAAGAGAATAAAAAGTTTGATGCAACTATCAAAATAGTAGTAAAGAAACAAGATGATAAACTAAAAATAGAAATCTTAAATAACGGTGATAATATTAAAAATGATATAATAGATAGGATTTTTGAACCCTATTTTACTACAAAGTTTGAGACTCAAGGTACGGGAATAGGGCTTTATATGACAAAATCAATAATTGAGACAAATATGAAAGGAAAAATTCAAGTTGAAAATATAAAAGATGGTGTGAAGTTTATAATCACATTAAATATTTGA